Proteins co-encoded in one Scatophagus argus isolate fScaArg1 chromosome 11, fScaArg1.pri, whole genome shotgun sequence genomic window:
- the LOC124066792 gene encoding olfactory receptor 142-like — protein MDNVSTVRSFILSGLNETTNYRLTLFTFTLMYYCVILVFNIALIMIIILDELLHEPMYIFLCTFCINGLYGTTGFYPKFLLDLLSSSHEISYEGCLLQAFVMYSFACCDVSILAVMAYDRYLAICRPLHYHAFMTKKRLSQLICFSWLTPLCIFSINVVLTSRLKLCSRNIKRLLCVNWIIVKLACPGADTFSNNVVAFITIFMYGSHGFFIIWTYMHLIITCVRSKDDRAKFMQTCVPHLVSLITFVIALVFDLMYMRFGSTDLPQSLQNFIAIEFLLIPPVMNPLIYGFKLTKIRNRILVYAD, from the exons ACAGACTAACTCTCTTCACATTCACTTTAATGTATTATTGtgtgattttggtttttaatatCGCTCTCATCATGATCATTATCTTAGATGAA cttctacatgaACCTATGTATATTTTCTTGTGCACTTTCTGCATTAATGGACTTTACGGCACCACAGGTTTCTACCCCAAATTCCTCTTAGATCTGCTGTCCTCTTCTCATGAAATCTCATATGAAGGATGTCTTTTACAGGCTTTTGTCATGTACTCTTTTGCTTGCTGTGATGTGTCCATTCTGGCAGTTATGGCCTATGACAGATATCTGGCTATATGTCGACCTCTGCACTACCACGCCTTCATGACTAAGAAAAGGCTTTCTCAGTTGATATGTTTCTCCTGGCTTACACCGCTCTGCATTTTCTCCATCAATGTTGTGCTGACATCACGACTAAAGTTATGCAGTAGAAACATTAAGAGACTTTTATGTGTGAACTGGATAATTGTTAAACTTGCATGCCCTGGCGCTGACACCTTTTCCAACAATGTAGTTGCTTTTATTACAATTTTCATGTATGGGTCACATGGGTTTTTCATAATCTGGACGTATATGCATCTTATCATAACATGTGTGAGGTCCAAAGATGACAGGGCAAAGTTTATGCAGACGTGCGTGCCCCATTTAGtctctttaattacatttgtaatagcacttgtttttgatttgatgtaTATGAGATTTGGCTCTACAGATTTACCTCAAAGTCTTCAAAACTTCATTGCAATAGAGTTTTTGCTGATTCCTCCTGTCATGAATCCTTTAATATATGGGTTTAAACTGACCAAAATACGAAACAGAATTCTgg TATATGCTGACTAA